The stretch of DNA ACCGTGGCTGGCCAAGGTGGGACCAGGGACAGAGCGTACGTGGGGTGTTTCTGGAGCTGCTGAGCCTGGGATGGAGCTCAGGACTGAGGTGTAGAAAGAGGGGCCAGCTCACCTATGCCCAGGACGCATACAGGTCCTGGAGCAAAGCAGGTGAGCGGATGGAGGACCCAGGGCAAGAAAGGCTGGGACATGGGGGTGTGCTGGGCGTCAGCGTGTTGGTAGCACAGGGAGAGAAGGTGGAGGGTCCCAGCAAACAGGCTGGGTACAGCCACTCCTGGCCAGTGTGGTGCTTGGCTCGAGCCCCTGGCTGGAGTCATGGGGCTGACAGCTTCCAGCTGCCCATCCCGCCAACTAGCCCTCTCTCACTCAGGTCTCTGATGCCCCTGCTGGACCCAGACTCCGGGCTCCTGATCCTGGCAGGAAAGGTGAGCAAGAAGCTGGAGTGACTGTCCACATCAGCCCCCCAGGGTTGCGCCCTCACTTGCCAGGTCCATCCCAGTCTGACCTGGCCAGCCAGCTGGGAGATGGGATGGTGGGATGCCGGGATGCCATCTGCCCCCAGAGAGAAGCCAAAGTAGTGCTACCCATGCTCCACCCCTGGCAGGCTGAGTGGCCTTCAGGTGGGCATGACTATAACTCCCACGAATGTCAGCTTTGTGGACAGGGCCAGCAATCAAGCAGTGtcagcacacagcaggcactttATAAATCCTCAATGTGCCCTGTCCTTACTGCATGCATGTGAAGTCCACCAAGGACGCAGTCCAGAGCACTGGCAGTAGGAGCTGGTGTTAGACCCAGAGCATGCACCGGGCCATCAGGGTGTGAGCAGCGAGCGGCACTCAGGCTGGGCTTGTTTCAGGGTGAGAGTCGGTTGTCCTGCTACGAGGTGTTGCCCCAGCAGCCAGCACTAAGCCCAGGTGAGCCCTGTTCTCCTCcgccctccccctctgccctcccagcctCGCTGACTGCCTTCCCGCGGTGTCCCCCACAGTGACCCAGTGCCTCCTGGAAAGCGTGCTGCGGGGGGCAGCTCTTGTACCCCGGCGGGCGCTGGCTATCATGAACTGTGAGGTGCTCCGCGTCTTGCAGTTGAGCAACACAGCCATCGTGCCTGTCAGCTACCACGTGCCTCGCAAGGTGAGGGGGCCCAGGGTGAGGGCCTCGGAGGGCCTGGGAGGCCTGGACCTCACGGGCCACGTACCTATCTGCCACCAGGCTGTGGAGTTCCACGAGGACCTGTTCCCAGACACCGCAGGCTGCGTGCCCGCCTCTGACCCCCATGCCTGGTGGGCTGGGAGCAACCAGCAGGTAGGGCCACGGCCTGGCTGGCCCCTCCTGGCCTCCAACAGCCCCATGCACGGCTTTGCAGTCCAGCTGTCTGCTAACTCAGCTGCCCCATGTCCCCCCATCCCTTACCTCCTCCCTGCCTCAAATGCCAGCCTCTTCCCACAGGTGCAGAAGGTTAGCCTCCACCCAGCTCACCGGCCCCACCCCAGCTTCACTTCCTGCCTGGTGCCCCCCATGGAGCCCTCCCCGGATGCAGCCCAGCCTGCAGAGACACCTGTGGGTGACATGGACCCCAGCGTGAGTGCCTGGGCTGTCCGCCTGTCCTCCCCATCACGCGGCCGCAGTGGGTGCCCTGAGTCAAAGCTGGCAAGTGTGTGCGCGCGCCTGCTGGTTTGAGCTGGTCTTTGAGCCTTTTTTAGCTGTCAAGCGCAACAGAGACGAACTCGTGAAGCATAAATAAAGAACTTCGCACTCTTCTATAAATTGagcaaacacatgaaaagcaAGACTTTCacagaaaaatccagatttttggCTTCTCTTGAAATGCAGGCAGATCTTAGCTGCACTGGGCCTGTCCTACAGAGCTTGAAGCTGGCAGCTGCCACCCTCTTTCCCCACAGTCTGAAGCTTAGCTTGCCCTGTGCTACCTCCGGCCCTCGTCGGCATTGGTGTTGGCACCTGGCACCCCACAGTGGGCTTCATGCCCCCACGGTGTCCCACAGCCCGGAAGGAGGGGCCCTATCTTGCTCTTGGTTTGGCCAACACTTCCGGGGGCCTACTGGCTGACTCAGTATGCTTCTCCCCAGGAGggcttctcctccccactcagcTCTCTTGCCTCGCCCTCCACGCCCTCCAGCCTGGGGCCCTCACTCTCTAGCACCAGTGGCATCGGCACCAGCCCCAGCCAGAGGTCCCTACAGAGCCTGCTGGGTAAGTGTGTCAGGGCAGGAGCTAACCCTGTCtacatcctcctcccctcctggtgGGGTCACCTGTCCTTGTGGGATGAAACGAGTGTCAaggaagagggcagcctggatgtTCTCTCGAGTCCTGGGCTCTCAAGGCTCGTTCCCAGGGCACGAGTTGTGTTGGCAGAGGCTGGGACACAGGGCAGAGGCTGGGACATAGGCCGTGCCCCCTGCAGGTGTgcgggcaggcaggcagggcatCCTCATGGGGCTCTGTCCCTGCCGCCTGCCAGGTCCCAGTTCCAAGTTCCGCCATGCTCAGGGCACTGTCTTGCACCGAGACAGCCACATCACCAACCTCAAGGGGCTCAACCTCACCACGCCTGGCGAGAGTGACGGATTCTGTGCCAACCGGCTGCGTGTGGCCGTGCCTTTGCTCAGCAGTGGTGGGCAGGTGGCTGTGCTTGAGGTGAGGGACACCACCCACCACAGTGCCCCCCTCTAGGCCCTGTAAGAAGCTAAGGGCATTGGGTACCCACACTGGCTCGCACTCTCTGAGCATCCCCTTTAGTCCTGTCAGCTCTCCCACAGGGATAccattttatccccattttacagatggaagagCGCAGTGAGGCACAGAGGTTTGTGGCCTATTGGGTCACACAGCTGtgtaagtggtggagctgggatttgaacccaaactGCCTGGGCCCCAAGCCTGAGCTCTTTCCACCACTCCACGCTGCCCCTCTCGCTTTCTGGGACCTTACAGTGGGCACTTGGGGTTCAAAGCACAAGATGGCCAAAGCAGAGAgcttgagccacccagcagtGGAGCATCAGCTGCAGAGGGTGGGGGCCCAGGCACGTTGCTTGCCCTGCAGCCCCTGGGGACTGAGCTTTCCCACCTGTTACTGATGGGCCTCTGGGTGGGGATACCTCCCACAGCTGCAGAAGCCTGGCCGCCTGCCCGACACAGCACTGCCCACACTGCAGAATGGGGCAGCTGTGACTGATCTGGCTTGGGACCCCTTTGACCCCTACCGCCTCGCTGTGGGTAAGGAAGCTGGGCACTAGGTTCAAGGGAGGGTCCAGGGAATCTGAAGGAAGGTAGGGGGAGCCTGGAGGTCTTGGGCACAGCAGAGATGAGCCTGCACTCCCTGCAGGCGGGGAGGATGCCAGGATCCGACTGTGGCGGGTGCCCCCAGAGGGCCTGAAGGAAGTGCTCACGACACCTGAGGCTGTGCTCACAGGTCAGTtgggcccagggtgggggctgggagacaGGTGGTGACTCCTGAGGGGCTCAGCATTATCCCATGCCTcaccccaaggtcacacagagaaGATCTACTCTCTGCGCTTCCATCCACTGGCAGCCGACCTGCTGGCCTCCTCTTCCTATGACCTTACCATTCGGATCTGGGACCTGCAGGCCAGAGCCGAGCAGCTGAGGCTTCAGGGCCACCGGGACCAGGTAGGACATCTTTGGGGGCAAGGACCCTCCCAGAGGCCTAGAGGCTACCTCTCACATCTTTGTCTGCACCTGCCTCCAGATTTTTAGCCTGGCCTGGAGTCCCAGCGGACAGCATCTGGCCACCGTCTGCAAAGATGGGTACTTGCGGGTCTATGAGCCCCGGGGTGGCCCCGAGCCCCTGCAGGTGAGCGAGATGCACTGGATACAACCTTCAGAACTGCCTGAGGAACTGCTGTTGGGCCTCATGTGCTGtatccccacaggaagccccagggcctgagggcGCCCGCGGAGCCCGCGTGGTCTGGGTGTGTGATGGTCAGTGTCTGCTGGTGTCTGGTTTTGACAGGTAAGGACTCTGGGACCACTATCCCCATCCTGAGACTTAAGCAGCTAATTATGTGCTGCTTCCCTGGGCACATATACATCTGTAAGGCATCAGAAGCTATTCTTCCTACTCACTaataggatggatggatgaatggatggatggatggatggatggatggatggatggatggatgatggatgagtgggtgggtggatgggagggaaggagggaggtggggaggaagaatAAGTCAACTGGGGACCCAGCGGGATAAGAGCCACGCCCTGCTGCCTGGAGCCCGTGCCTGGTGGGGACCAGGTAAAGAATGTGAAACAACCAAGCCTACTGGAGAGGTCCCAGGGATGAATATTTGGCACTTTGGAGGAGGGATCAGAGAGGGCTTCCTAAGGGAGATGTCATCTGAACTGAGTCACAAAGGAGCTAATAACCAGAAACCCAGAGAAGAGGGCATTTAAGTCTAGATGGAAAGGCCAGGAAGCTGACCACATGGCTAGGGCAAAGGATGAGAAGCAGAGTGTGGTGGCCATGAGACCAGTGCTGGTGTTAGACTGTACTGAGGAGGGTCGGAgggcagcagggggagcagtagtcTGCTATGAGGTCAGCAGGTTAGGCCACTGTTGCATGACACCAGGCCAGTGGTTCTGAGAGCTGGATCAGGAAAgagaatggggcagccccggtggcgcagcggtttagcgccgcctgcagcccagggcgtgatcctggagaccctggatgagtcccatgtcgggctccctgcatggagcctgcttctccccctgcctgtgtctctgcctctctctctctctctgtctctatgaataaataaaatcttaaaaaaaaaaaaaaaaaaaaaaaaggaaagagaatggacAGAGGCACTCTGCAGGCTCCAAAGCCCTCAGGACCCCTTGCCTGACAAGGTCAGGATGCTTGCTGGAGTGGAGTCCTTGCCCTGACCCAGGCCCCTGCAGCTCTAAGGACCTGCTTCTGCTCCCTGGGTCTCCTTGCAGCCGAAGTGAGCGCCAGCTGCTCCTATACCCCGCCGAGGCCCTGGCCGGTGGCCCTTTGGCAGTGCTGGGGCTGGACGTGGCTCCCTCGACCCTGCTTCCCAGCTATGACCCTGACACCAGCCTGGTGCTACTCACGGGCAAGGTGGGCTGGGGTGCAagcaggggtggtgggtgggggagaggcggAGAGGAAGGCAGCTTTAGCTGGCTCTCACCAACCCCCAACCCAGGGTGACACCCGCGTGTTCCTGTACGAGCTGCTCCCTGAGGCTCCTTTCTTCCTGGAGTGCAATAGCTTCACCTCGACCGACCCCCACAAGGTGAGCCTGTGGGCCTCCGGGTCCTCCCCTATCTGTGGGACACAGGGCTCCCCCGCCCTCTCCCGGTCAGATGGGGAAGTGCAGAGGCCTGTGGGGTCAGCAGGTCACTGGGCCAGGGTGTGCCCAGCAGCTCTCAGGAGCTGGTTGTTAAACTCCACCATTATTAGAAATTAAACCATAAAATCTTAAGTTATGGGAAcctacaaataaattatattaaaagctAGGGCAGTAAACATTCAGTGTATTGCTTACTTATTTTAGCCGATTTTACTGCTATTTGTGCTGTCCGGCTTGCTTGTACGTGTGGGAGCCATCAGTGGAGGTGTCATATGTACTCCCACACATCCTCCCAACTCTGCATTGAACAAGCTGTGTTGGTGGTGTGAGATCGACATGGTGGGGGTTTTTACACCATAGAAAGAGGCTAATCAGGGCTGCAGATCAGAGCATTTTTCTTCCAGAGAGCTAGTTGTTGGGCCTCTGCCAGCACACCACCATTTGGGGACAGGCCATCATTCCGGGGGTCCTCAGTAAGGGGCGTTGGCACTCCGTGAGGGCCCAGGTGTTAGCTCAGAGTCCCCTGCTTCCCCAGGGCTTCATCCTCCTGCCCAAGACGGAGTGTGACGTGCGGGAAGTAGAGTTTGCCCGGTGCCTGCGGCTTCGCCAGACCTCCCTGGAGCCTGTCGCTTTTCGGCTTCCCCGAGTCAGGGTGAGGTTGGGGGTCCAGCACCCCAACACTGGATCCCCCTTCTCAGCCTCTAGCAGGGGCTTTGGCCCTATCACCAAACTGTCCTGTTTCACTGCTCTTTGGGCCAGTAACGGATACAGCTACTTTGCTGAGATTCTAAAACTGGCAGAAACCCCAGACCGGGGTCCTGGGTCTTTCCTTACCCCCTTCCCAAGGGATGCTGGTGTGCCCTGGGCCTGTGGCAGGTGCTGCAGGGTAGCCCCTTCCTCTCCCTACAGAAAGAGTTCTTCCAAGATGATGTGTTCCCAGACACAGTTGTGAGCTGGGAGCCAGTGCTCAATGCCAAGGCCTGGCTGGGAGGTGCTAATGGGCAGCCCCGGCTTATCAGCCTGCAGCCCCCTGGCATGAGCCCAGGTAGGACAAGGACCTGGCAGGTGGTGAGTAGGAAGCAGGgcggtgggtggggatgggggaaaaGGGCAAGGCGCCAAGTCCCGGATCCCTCTGTCCCTGCTGGCACACAGAAACCTCCAGCACTCCCGAGAGTGGGGTGCTTCCATTTCCAGGCTCAGACTTGGAGCCTTTTGAGGGCAGGGTCCAGGGTCTG from Vulpes vulpes isolate BD-2025 chromosome 3, VulVul3, whole genome shotgun sequence encodes:
- the LOC112923272 gene encoding coronin-7 isoform X7 yields the protein MPGGLGATSRCRRLASTQLTGPTPASLPAWCPPWSPPRMQPSLQRHLWVTWTPARASPPHSALLPRPPRPPAWGPHSLAPVASAPAPARGPYRACWVPVPSSAMLRALSCTETATSPTSRGSTSPRLARVTDSVPTGCVWPCLCSAVVGRWLCLRWKSAVRHRGLWPIGSHSCLQKPGRLPDTALPTLQNGAAVTDLAWDPFDPYRLAVGGEDARIRLWRVPPEGLKEVLTTPEAVLTGHTEKIYSLRFHPLAADLLASSSYDLTIRIWDLQARAEQLRLQGHRDQIFSLAWSPSGQHLATVCKDGYLRVYEPRGGPEPLQEAPGPEGARGARVVWVCDGQCLLVSGFDSRSERQLLLYPAEALAGGPLAVLGLDVAPSTLLPSYDPDTSLVLLTGKGDTRVFLYELLPEAPFFLECNSFTSTDPHKGFILLPKTECDVREVEFARCLRLRQTSLEPVAFRLPRVRKEFFQDDVFPDTVVSWEPVLNAKAWLGGANGQPRLISLQPPGMSPVSQAPREAPARRVPSSAIYLEEKSDQQKKEELLNAMVAKLGNREDPLPQDSFEGVDEDEWAKYLAQIIVMGVQVVGRAFARALRQEFAASRAAADARGRAGHQSAAASNLSGLSLQEAQQILNVSKLSPEEIQKNYEHLFKVNDKSVGGSFYLQSKVVRAWERLQEELRIQAQEDREKEQMPKT
- the LOC112923272 gene encoding coronin-7 isoform X3, which encodes MSRFKMSKFRHTESRPSRREAWISDIRAGTTASCGSHIKSSCHLIAFNSDRPGVLGIVPLESQGKDKRQVTYLGCHSDLVTDLDFSPFDDFLLATGSADRTVKLWRLPASGQALPSVPGLVLGPEPVQVEVLHFHPTADGVMASAAGTAVKVWDVAKQQALTELAAHGDLVQAAVWSRDGALLGTICKDKQLRIFDPRAKPGASQSTEAHKNGKDGRLAWMGIQEHLVSTGFNQMREREVKVWDTRHFSSALASLTLDTSPGSLMPLLDPDSGLLILAGKGESRLSCYEVLPQQPALSPVTQCLLESVLRGAALVPRRALAIMNCEVLRVLQLSNTAIVPVSYHVPRKAVEFHEDLFPDTAGCVPASDPHAWWAGSNQQVQKVSLHPAHRPHPSFTSCLVPPMEPSPDAAQPAETPVGDMDPSEGFSSPLSSLASPSTPSSLGPSLSSTSGIGTSPSQRSLQSLLGPSSKFRHAQGTVLHRDSHITNLKGLNLTTPGESDGFCANRLRVAVPLLSSGGQVAVLELQKPGRLPDTALPTLQNGAAVTDLAWDPFDPYRLAVGGEDARIRLWRVPPEGLKEVLTTPEAVLTGHTEKIYSLRFHPLAADLLASSSYDLTIRIWDLQARAEQLRLQGHRDQIFSLAWSPSGQHLATVCKDGYLRVYEPRGGPEPLQEAPGPEGARGARVVWVCDGQCLLVSGFDSRSERQLLLYPAEALAGGPLAVLGLDVAPSTLLPSYDPDTSLVLLTGKGDTRVFLYELLPEAPFFLECNSFTSTDPHKGFILLPKTECDVREVEFARCLRLRQTSLEPVAFRLPRVRKEFFQDDVFPDTVVSWEPVLNAKAWLGGANGQPRLISLQPPGMSPVSQAPREAPARRVPSSAIYLEEKSDQQKKEELLNAMVAKLGNREDPLPQDSFEGVDEDEWD
- the LOC112923272 gene encoding coronin-7 isoform X6, whose protein sequence is MGIQEHLVSTGFNQMREREVKVWDTRHFSSALASLTLDTSPGSLMPLLDPDSGLLILAGKGESRLSCYEVLPQQPALSPVTQCLLESVLRGAALVPRRALAIMNCEVLRVLQLSNTAIVPVSYHVPRKAVEFHEDLFPDTAGCVPASDPHAWWAGSNQQVQKVSLHPAHRPHPSFTSCLVPPMEPSPDAAQPAETPVGDMDPSEGFSSPLSSLASPSTPSSLGPSLSSTSGIGTSPSQRSLQSLLGPSSKFRHAQGTVLHRDSHITNLKGLNLTTPGESDGFCANRLRVAVPLLSSGGQVAVLELQKPGRLPDTALPTLQNGAAVTDLAWDPFDPYRLAVGGEDARIRLWRVPPEGLKEVLTTPEAVLTGHTEKIYSLRFHPLAADLLASSSYDLTIRIWDLQARAEQLRLQGHRDQIFSLAWSPSGQHLATVCKDGYLRVYEPRGGPEPLQEAPGPEGARGARVVWVCDGQCLLVSGFDSRSERQLLLYPAEALAGGPLAVLGLDVAPSTLLPSYDPDTSLVLLTGKGDTRVFLYELLPEAPFFLECNSFTSTDPHKGFILLPKTECDVREVEFARCLRLRQTSLEPVAFRLPRVRKEFFQDDVFPDTVVSWEPVLNAKAWLGGANGQPRLISLQPPGMSPVSQAPREAPARRVPSSAIYLEEKSDQQKKEELLNAMVAKLGNREDPLPQDSFEGVDEDEWD
- the LOC112923272 gene encoding coronin-7 isoform X1, which codes for MSRFKMSKFRHTESRPSRREAWISDIRAGTTASCGSHIKSSCHLIAFNSDRPGVLGIVPLESQGKDKRQVTYLGCHSDLVTDLDFSPFDDFLLATGSADRTVKLWRLPASGQALPSVPGLVLGPEPVQVEVLHFHPTADGVMASAAGTAVKVWDVAKQQALTELAAHGDLVQAAVWSRDGALLGTICKDKQLRIFDPRAKPGASQSTEAHKNGKDGRLAWMGIQEHLVSTGFNQMREREVKVWDTRHFSSALASLTLDTSPGSLMPLLDPDSGLLILAGKGESRLSCYEVLPQQPALSPVTQCLLESVLRGAALVPRRALAIMNCEVLRVLQLSNTAIVPVSYHVPRKAVEFHEDLFPDTAGCVPASDPHAWWAGSNQQVQKVSLHPAHRPHPSFTSCLVPPMEPSPDAAQPAETPVGDMDPSEGFSSPLSSLASPSTPSSLGPSLSSTSGIGTSPSQRSLQSLLGPSSKFRHAQGTVLHRDSHITNLKGLNLTTPGESDGFCANRLRVAVPLLSSGGQVAVLELQKPGRLPDTALPTLQNGAAVTDLAWDPFDPYRLAVGGEDARIRLWRVPPEGLKEVLTTPEAVLTGHTEKIYSLRFHPLAADLLASSSYDLTIRIWDLQARAEQLRLQGHRDQIFSLAWSPSGQHLATVCKDGYLRVYEPRGGPEPLQEAPGPEGARGARVVWVCDGQCLLVSGFDSRSERQLLLYPAEALAGGPLAVLGLDVAPSTLLPSYDPDTSLVLLTGKGDTRVFLYELLPEAPFFLECNSFTSTDPHKGFILLPKTECDVREVEFARCLRLRQTSLEPVAFRLPRVRKEFFQDDVFPDTVVSWEPVLNAKAWLGGANGQPRLISLQPPGMSPVSQAPREAPARRVPSSAIYLEEKSDQQKKEELLNAMVAKLGNREDPLPQDSFEGLACPPATSSLTCRCHLLEAPGVPPPPPPNPPHTPHISPFNWKMALGLGTPCPKSPGFLWALGTSMASGPCCNSCGLSAPLLSMGLAAFSQLPASMWSQGHESGVGREWGVCSTFLGWSQPELTLPSTFSHYVPCHLACCSTSSQEPWGLAPARPFGAAPVSGARDQLPSSSGLKPGEREHYRADGPIKGGEGEPLRYWPEYTLDVFSN
- the LOC112923272 gene encoding coronin-7 isoform X4, producing MGIQEHLVSTGFNQMREREVKVWDTRHFSSALASLTLDTSPGSLMPLLDPDSGLLILAGKGESRLSCYEVLPQQPALSPVTQCLLESVLRGAALVPRRALAIMNCEVLRVLQLSNTAIVPVSYHVPRKAVEFHEDLFPDTAGCVPASDPHAWWAGSNQQVQKVSLHPAHRPHPSFTSCLVPPMEPSPDAAQPAETPVGDMDPSEGFSSPLSSLASPSTPSSLGPSLSSTSGIGTSPSQRSLQSLLGPSSKFRHAQGTVLHRDSHITNLKGLNLTTPGESDGFCANRLRVAVPLLSSGGQVAVLELQKPGRLPDTALPTLQNGAAVTDLAWDPFDPYRLAVGGEDARIRLWRVPPEGLKEVLTTPEAVLTGHTEKIYSLRFHPLAADLLASSSYDLTIRIWDLQARAEQLRLQGHRDQIFSLAWSPSGQHLATVCKDGYLRVYEPRGGPEPLQEAPGPEGARGARVVWVCDGQCLLVSGFDSRSERQLLLYPAEALAGGPLAVLGLDVAPSTLLPSYDPDTSLVLLTGKGDTRVFLYELLPEAPFFLECNSFTSTDPHKGFILLPKTECDVREVEFARCLRLRQTSLEPVAFRLPRVRKEFFQDDVFPDTVVSWEPVLNAKAWLGGANGQPRLISLQPPGMSPVSQAPREAPARRVPSSAIYLEEKSDQQKKEELLNAMVAKLGNREDPLPQDSFEGLACPPATSSLTCRCHLLEAPGVPPPPPPNPPHTPHISPFNWKMALGLGTPCPKSPGFLWALGTSMASGPCCNSCGLSAPLLSMGLAAFSQLPASMWSQGHESGVGREWGVCSTFLGWSQPELTLPSTFSHYVPCHLACCSTSSQEPWGLAPARPFGAAPVSGARDQLPSSSGLKPGEREHYRADGPIKGGEGEPLRYWPEYTLDVFSN
- the LOC112923272 gene encoding coronin-7 isoform X5, with translation MGIQEHLVSTGFNQMREREVKVWDTRHFSSALASLTLDTSPGSLMPLLDPDSGLLILAGKGESRLSCYEVLPQQPALSPVTQCLLESVLRGAALVPRRALAIMNCEVLRVLQLSNTAIVPVSYHVPRKAVEFHEDLFPDTAGCVPASDPHAWWAGSNQQVQKVSLHPAHRPHPSFTSCLVPPMEPSPDAAQPAETPVGDMDPSEGFSSPLSSLASPSTPSSLGPSLSSTSGIGTSPSQRSLQSLLGPSSKFRHAQGTVLHRDSHITNLKGLNLTTPGESDGFCANRLRVAVPLLSSGGQVAVLELQKPGRLPDTALPTLQNGAAVTDLAWDPFDPYRLAVGGEDARIRLWRVPPEGLKEVLTTPEAVLTGHTEKIYSLRFHPLAADLLASSSYDLTIRIWDLQARAEQLRLQGHRDQIFSLAWSPSGQHLATVCKDGYLRVYEPRGGPEPLQEAPGPEGARGARVVWVCDGQCLLVSGFDSRSERQLLLYPAEALAGGPLAVLGLDVAPSTLLPSYDPDTSLVLLTGKGDTRVFLYELLPEAPFFLECNSFTSTDPHKGFILLPKTECDVREVEFARCLRLRQTSLEPVAFRLPRVRKEFFQDDVFPDTVVSWEPVLNAKAWLGGANGQPRLISLQPPGMSPVSQAPREAPARRVPSSAIYLEEKSDQQKKEELLNAMVAKLGNREDPLPQDSFEGVDEDEWAKYLAQIIVMGVQVVGRAFARALRQEFAASRAAADARGRAGHQSAAASNLSGLSLQEAQQILNVSKLSPEEIQKNYEHLFKVNDKSVGGSFYLQSKVVRAWERLQEELRIQAQEDREKEQMPKT
- the LOC112923272 gene encoding coronin-7 isoform X2 encodes the protein MSRFKMSKFRHTESRPSRREAWISDIRAGTTASCGSHIKSSCHLIAFNSDRPGVLGIVPLESQGKDKRQVTYLGCHSDLVTDLDFSPFDDFLLATGSADRTVKLWRLPASGQALPSVPGLVLGPEPVQVEVLHFHPTADGVMASAAGTAVKVWDVAKQQALTELAAHGDLVQAAVWSRDGALLGTICKDKQLRIFDPRAKPGASQSTEAHKNGKDGRLAWMGIQEHLVSTGFNQMREREVKVWDTRHFSSALASLTLDTSPGSLMPLLDPDSGLLILAGKGESRLSCYEVLPQQPALSPVTQCLLESVLRGAALVPRRALAIMNCEVLRVLQLSNTAIVPVSYHVPRKAVEFHEDLFPDTAGCVPASDPHAWWAGSNQQVQKVSLHPAHRPHPSFTSCLVPPMEPSPDAAQPAETPVGDMDPSEGFSSPLSSLASPSTPSSLGPSLSSTSGIGTSPSQRSLQSLLGPSSKFRHAQGTVLHRDSHITNLKGLNLTTPGESDGFCANRLRVAVPLLSSGGQVAVLELQKPGRLPDTALPTLQNGAAVTDLAWDPFDPYRLAVGGEDARIRLWRVPPEGLKEVLTTPEAVLTGHTEKIYSLRFHPLAADLLASSSYDLTIRIWDLQARAEQLRLQGHRDQIFSLAWSPSGQHLATVCKDGYLRVYEPRGGPEPLQEAPGPEGARGARVVWVCDGQCLLVSGFDSRSERQLLLYPAEALAGGPLAVLGLDVAPSTLLPSYDPDTSLVLLTGKGDTRVFLYELLPEAPFFLECNSFTSTDPHKGFILLPKTECDVREVEFARCLRLRQTSLEPVAFRLPRVRKEFFQDDVFPDTVVSWEPVLNAKAWLGGANGQPRLISLQPPGMSPVSQAPREAPARRVPSSAIYLEEKSDQQKKEELLNAMVAKLGNREDPLPQDSFEGVDEDEWAKYLAQIIVMGVQVVGRAFARALRQEFAASRAAADARGRAGHQSAAASNLSGLSLQEAQQILNVSKLSPEEIQKNYEHLFKVNDKSVGGSFYLQSKVVRAWERLQEELRIQAQEDREKEQMPKT